gaatgtgattcctcgtccggatggacggataactcgtactagactaaaactctatcacgaagtccctcctttttgtatcgacttaatcgccgggccaatggcgagcgggtcattagttagatagcgctatttaggtctgacaaacctcacaccgtgccgcagaggacgggcgtgaactaatggatctggggcacgtcaatgatgatagacattgatggttttcagggcacataaacatgactacagtcagcagtcgatatggtaacgagtctagtgtacgcatggggtagcccccacggccgaaatgcctgataactaacatggggtagcccccacggctggagtgctgGAGTAattgggaatgaacaagtcacgtttttaaactatggggtaaccccccccccccacggcaggatgccagataaaggaaactgttttcaaaacaattaaagcgaacacccaactgtgaactcactcaactagttgttgactcgttactacatgctttgcaggaccataggtactcagctggagcttgcatggaggagggtcgttgtgggacacggattgctgcgtgccatgttctatttgaaaacatttgaacttatgttttaactttaaacttatgcttccgcttgcaacttaaacttggttttgttggaacaccaatcgtattggttaaacttttatgattatttatatgcttgttcagtatgattggtggctggatcctggtcagtcacgcctccaagcggtagtattccgcgggtggatttttgggggtgtgacaccatacGGCGCAAACCCTAGACCTTACGAGCCGTAACCATAGAATAGGTACGGGCCGTAAATAAGTCAGCGGCGACGACACCAACAGCAAATCAAGATCTCTCATCCAGCTCTCTCCCTCTCCTGCGATAACCGTGTGAACCGTGTGTTTAACTGAACCTATGGCTCTGATAACACTTGTTCGGGTATCAGATCAAAGTAAGCTCGAGTGGAAGcgaaacaaacacacacacacacacacacttgtagaaaataaagaacacgagaatttacgtggtttggtcaaggtgacctacgtcTACGGGTTGTAACTAGGGTTTCACTTTATTAGATGTTCACAAACGCAGACAACAATTACATCAAAGGGTATTTATATAACAAGATTAGGGTTAACTCCTTAGTCAACAAGTTAACTAAATGGGCCTAATAACTAGGGCCGGCTAACGTTAATTACGGCCGACTACCCtaaagcctacgaacccaacaATAAATACTATGAATTAACAATATTTCTATGCATCATGATATTATACCTTatgctttgggggttttcaaaaaagttttgatttttttttactttttaacccaaaactttttcaTCTTTATAGTTTTAACCtcataatttatttatttttacttttaacccaaaactcttcattatttgcaattttaCCTCACTACTATTTCACTTTCAACTTGAATTGGCCCCATGTTCCGTTATAAACTTTGAAATCTAACACGACGCAATGTGCGTGTGTAGTTCAACGTGTTTACATGTCATTTACGTTTTCGTTCAaatttttgcgagttaacacaacgcaacgtgcatgtgtgattCAATTTTTTATGTCTATTTTTTTCTCGTTTGACAGGTTCTTCACAACGCACGGGTCCTacatcgacttagttattattttctatatttTACATTCGGTCTAAttttttcgcattaacacgcaccaacttcagtgttggtggaCGCTAGCGGTGGTGTGACATTGATGCTATTTGGCATGATTTTACGCCCCTGCAACGCGACGAGGGCTTAATTCTAGTTTTAAATTATAAAGCTATTAAAAACTAACAATTGATGGTAGTTGAGCACACATTACTTGATACTCGTTGCTACCTAGCTAGCTTTTGTTATACTCGCGAGTGAATAATGAAGAATAAAGGTGTAATCTTTTAAAACTTGAGGCCATAACCTTAATATAATATGATATTTATCACATGAATTATGTGTGTAATGAACTTTATTTAATTCTAAATCTCTATAGTGAATTGAAGGAATTATAATTTTTGCATGGATATCCTATTAGCCTACAATACTGGATTAATATCATAATGATTTGAGTGTCGGCAATATATATATCAACTTATTTGCAATGTGTTTCCGCGGTAGGGGACAATAGGGAGAAACATAAAAAGAAAAATTGTCGCACAAATAAAACGACAGGGAAAAGGGTCCCTCACCTAAAGTATCACAATGGGCCAAAACGAGATAAGGTAAAAAGGATTACTATAGAAATCACTAGAACATTATTTAATAGTTATAATAAAAAGCGATAAAGACACTTAGGGAGGGCGAGACACCTTTGTGGGTTGGCTCTACGGGGTCTAACCTACGCGGTAACACCGCTGCCATCCCTAGAGGTTCGCATTAGGGTAATATATgtggttttcgtatagaaatttttgagtatatacgttttcgccccccccccctccccggcggtcggaaatctcaagcttcgccactgcttgGGTGCTCCTTCCACccttaggctggagggtgtgggggcgCCACCCCCGCCAACTCATCATCTATAGCGCCCCGGGGTGCTATACCTCCACACCCTCGGATATAAAGGGGggagggaggggggggggggctatAGGAGGGGCTCCATCATGGTAACAATGGAGAAGGGGCGCTATAGGAGGGGCCCActtgatttaatttttttttaattttgtttaataggggacTCCATCCACACCATGCAAATTAAAGGGGGCTTCATGACTGAAGTGGATCCTAGATGGCGTTGACCTGgcctgataaagcccctaggagGCTCCAACCACAACCTCCAACCTTATACAATCATGATGTCATGCTTCCATATCGATAAACAAATTAAATGACGAAGATAAACTTTTATTTAGAATAAGAGGTTAGAAACTTATATTACAAACCACCAACCTATTCTGCAATAGGGAAATTGACAAAATTAAACCTGCACCACACATGACCAATCCGAGGAATATAACTTTGCCCTATTTTTAATACATAGTCATCGACGAAGATTTGTTATTGAATATATTGTCATTATGAGCTATTGAGCTCTCCAAAAGAAACATACAACGAATATAAAGCGTATGcccttcttgtgttgtgattgtTTTGGTAAAGGCGAGTAAGTTCTGTCCAAAGCTACAAGAGGATATTGATACCTTGCGCCACAAACTAATTTGTGTCCAAATCTCGGTTGCAAAGTGACAAGAAACAAGAAGGCGGTCCACTGTTTCAAGCGTAACACCACGAATTAAACGAAAGGGGGAGATAATTTAAATATCTCTTTTAACAAGAGAGACCCTCTCTGACTCTTTGTCGTTCATCATCAAAAGTAATTCACATTCAAAAGATAATAATGAAAGAAGGAAAAAAACTATGATACTTgatgtttggggggggggggggggggagggcgtaaaacaaaaaaaaaaattagtgtagaATTTATGCAAAAACTCTGATCACTTCTTAGAAAAAAAATATCCTAACGCtctgttcccgagttaacttaacgagggataagaaaagaaagcaaaagtgaGAAAGGAAGGGATGAGAAAGGAAAATAAAAGATGACTTTCCCACCGTTTCCTCCCAaatcggaaggaaagaaaaattaaagaatttagcCTAGCTTTCCCgtcatttcctttcttttccttccttaaatgaaactcgggaacacgacatgttttattttcctttcttttccttccttaaatgaaactctggaacacaaaatatttttactttctttttgtttcctttcctttccttccgttagtaaactctggaacacagtgtAAGTCCGCCATTACGAGGAAGGGGCACTCAAGGGTATGAACATTAGCCCTGACCAACTCCTGAGCAACCAACACATGCCATGTCAAATTTGGCTCAAAGTACCTATTAGCTAGTAAACACCGGCGGCATCTACCCACGCCataattattccatatataaatttaCAACTTTCTTATGCATCATTGGTTGTACCCTATGTTTGGGggctttttcaaaaaaaaaaaaaaaattgattttccaCTTTCTACCTTCAAGTTTTATCTTTTAAATTTTAACCCATTACTTGATTTTCCACTTTCAACCTTAaagttttatcttttacattttaacccatttgaatttttacttttaactcaaactttttcatcttttgtaatttaacacagcactttattatttacaactttggtcccccataccttttatctttcgcaagttttttgttttacatttcgttctaaattttgcgagttaacatgttgTGGCGTGCATATGAGTttcaacgtttttgctctattttcccatatttgacagacccgtagcaacgcgtccattttttcccttttgaaaacTTCGCCGCAATGGGCGGGTCCTacatcgactaagttattattttctacgttttacgtttctggttaatttcttcgcattaacacactgtaacgggtgtgtgtggttcaacgattttagtcgccttttcgttcagtgtaatttttaccattttatctattttatttttacgatgttgagagtcgatgtcgttGTTGCATTgatgctacttggcacggttttacgaacagttttaacctattaaattttttactaatattttgtttcggtttacccctatactttctttacttaaaaactattttttacgtgcatattttatgtacgggtatgtataaatatgatttcttctacattccgacgtaaactttttttatagacgagtcaggtcaaatacaaatacgttttcgtttaaagaaaccatttttacgtgcatatttttatgtacgttttcgtttaaagaaaccatttctacgtgcatatttttatgtacgttttcgtataaattcaagttattgttcgatatgaatttcatttactttacgtttgatccaatgacaatgcttatacaggttacatGAGTTCAACTagatacgtcgaaatgtgtgttttcatatggttaatacgtcatataacgtttggactaatccattcaatgtttacgatgtacccgcaccgcaacgcgggcgggtctttaaccctagtttttttttaatttaaaacaagtTAAATGCCCTAATCAATCAAAAACCCACAAACCAATCCCAAGACCAGCAACTTCCTCAAACAAACTCAACCCTTGCACTGGTAAAGCTACCAGCTTAACCAACCTGCTTTGCTTACTCTAAGGGATGACTATGGTATTATGTGTTCAAACCCTTGATCCTCTATCCGCGGAGTGCCCCATCCCTCTAATAAAATGATAAATAGGGGTAACGAATCATCATTAAAGTATCTAATTTTTTTGAACGgtcaacgaatcctccaaatgggctactggggaaattcaccacatcgggatacactcgtctTCCGAACCGAGGAAAAcactcacctagggccgaagtccgtgaacactcgcccgaatgcacgacagtgcggtgaggtaaaacccgctcagttcaaggatcgaattagcgatcgccgcctactcgcctagccTAGTCTCCCGTTCAGTTGCCGCAGAAACTAAATGTTGAGGACAAAATATCTAGTTATATTAATTGTTTGGAGACTTTATCCCACGAGATTCGTTGTGGTCTCAAGTTGGCAGCGGCCCAAATCCAATATTCATCTGTTCTTCGCTTGGGTCCTTTTCAATCTCCCCACCCACCTTCAAATCCCCAAAGTCAATAACCGGAGGAACCactctttattattattttacctCTGTTTTTCCCTATAGATCAATCATATATCCTCTGATTATTCATCACAAGGTAACCGCGTTAATCTCAAAGTAATTTTCATGTTTCTAATGGATTACGCGTAATTCACTTCAATACATACAATGATATTTGCCTATTGTAACAGAAATCGAACCAATTTGACTTCTGTTTGAACAATTCTTCCTTGATTCGCGACCAATTTGCATTCGATAACCTAATTTTCGACCTCTGTATAGATTTTACGTTACGCAATACGATTATTAATTTATAACTTATAATAATCAGTTACGTTTTGTGTCCTGGATCTGGATTAATATGCCGTATATTGTATCTTTGTAACGGTTTGTTCAATTTTTAGAGTTTGATTTGGTTTATTGTGCGATAATTTAGGTTGCGTGTGTTAGCGATTACGTGTTTGATCGATTGTTAGCGATTGCAGTTCGTGTAAACAATTTGAACGCGTTGATTTTTGTGGAGGATGAGTCGATTTGAAGCGCACTCGTCGGATCATCCTACACCGAGTGTCGGTGAATGTTCTAGCTCAACTTCGTTGAGTAGTCAAcaagatgttgaagatgatgggATGATTGCTGCTGTTTTGTCTGAAGAGTATGCTCAGTTAGATGGTTCGGTTGGTCGTCGGCTTACTAATCTGGAACCTGTTCGGGTAATAAGATCGTTTATTAAGTAAATATTCTTGTTTGATCAAGTAATTTTTACTTAAAAGTTAACCTTAATTTTCAGCATGTTCCTCGGATTAATTCCTTTATCCCCAATATTAGTGATGCCAGTTTGGATCATCAACGATTGAGCCAGAGGTATAGACTAACCATCAAtgtttattatatgtatatacaGTTTATGAATAACAAGATTCGGAGATTAACatctttcttcatcttcatcaggttACATACTTATGGTTTATTTGAAGTGAAGGTTTCTGGTGATGGAAATTGTCAGGTGTGTTTAGTTTGTTTCTTGTTTGAGTAATATTATATGagaaaataacaaaaacaatcaTTTTCTTGGATGTGTTATACTTGTGTCATAAACAAATCACTCTTTTAGTCATGAGAGTCGTGTATCTACTTTTACTCGCGTATGAGACTTTTTCCCAACAATGACTTGTATTAATACGTGTATGGATTTGCGTATGTATTATCATGTGGGTAGAGATTCGTGTATGTACCATTGTTCATGTATAGAATGAAAATATTTAACGCTTTGATGGGTGAAAATAGATACTGGACTATATTTGCGTATCACATGACTATATGCGTGAAATAGTTTTGGCATATGACCATAAGGGTATAACACAGCGAGAAACATGGCTACTTTGATGATTTTCTCAAAATATACTAGGTTTTCATCATTAATCAAATTGTTTTTTTCCATGTCTTTCAGTTCCGCGCAGTTTCTGACCAACTATACAGGTCACCTGAGTATCACAAACATGTCCGAAAGGAGGTTGTGAAGCAGGTTTGTCATAATTTCTTTTTGTACATCTATAATGTCTGAATTTTGTATACATTTAGAAAGCCAAGTCATGTGTATTATAATGTATGCTAATGCTGTCTCATGTTTTGATTTTGCAGCTGAAGGAGTGCCGTTCTCTATATGAAGGCTATGTTCCAATGAAGTACAAGAAGTATTACAAGAAAATTTCTAAGTAGGATACTTCGTATGGGTCGTGACTGCAAACAAAATTTATCTGACTAATGCAGTATTGttgttttataaattttttgttaTATATGAATAGACATATACGTGTTTTTGTTACTGAATTCTGGCATTTACAGAACAGGTGAGTGGGGAGATCATGTCACTTTACAAGCGGCTGCTGATAGGGTTTGTTTTCCTCTTTTGAATTTAACTTCAGCCAGTGATGTCAATTGGTAGTAGTATAAGCATGTTTACTGTTTTCCCCAATGTTAAAGAACCTCTTCGGATCGCCTATTAGAACTGCTTATTGCGTTTTAATACAAGTTGTTTTGAAGAAGTTTAGGAGTGCGTATCTGATTATTTATGAGTTAGTTTTTAAAAAGCAATTAGCCGATAAACATTTTAATAAGCAATCCTACATCTATGATATTTGTACTGCTgtaaagcttaaataaaaggtTAAAAATCCCATAAGTATATGTTTATGCACTTATTGTTGAAGTATAAGATCAAGTCATGGTAATCTTTCAACATTTCGTTTTCttaaaattatttatattgtGTATTTTCGATTCACAGTTTGCTGCAAAGATATGCCTTCTAACCTCATTCCGAGATACCTGTTTTATAGAAATTACACCACAACAACAGGCACCTCAGCGGGGTATTACTCTTCTTTTCCGTCTGCATACATATGACACTATAATTCTATAAAATTCAGCAGAACCTTAACAAAGTGATGTTTTCCTTTATTAAAAACACAGAATTGTGGCTAAGTTTTTGGTCTGAAGTGCACTACAACTCGCTCTATGAAATGCGAGGTGAGCGTGAGCTTTCGTTGATTTATGATTAAGGAAGAGATGGTAAACCAATAAACTAATCATATTTGCTCATTGTGCAGAAGCTGTGGTGCAGCAGAAGCCCAGGAAGAAGCACTGGTTGTTCTAAGGAAAGATTATCATCAAAAATTGcattattttcttttaatttttttgttatttgtaaTAGAATCAATTTCCCATTTCTGTTCATCTGTACACATTATACCCCAATAACTATCAACTGTCAGACACTAAGGTGATGTACATTCATGTGCAAAGTTTTCCTCTCAAAACATTATAGTCAGAATTGTAACAAAGGAAGTTGATGAAAACCAAAAACATTTAATTGGGTGgatacaaatcaacctaaaataTCTGAATTacaaatgtcaaactgttgatACAATCATACATTCATACCCTCAGAATCTGAAGCTTAGATGCAAAAGCAATTGCAACCCAATCAGATTGAGAAGAAGACCACTGCAACTGTTCAATCTCCGCACCAGCAGTATACGCCAAAATC
Above is a window of Helianthus annuus cultivar XRQ/B chromosome 14, HanXRQr2.0-SUNRISE, whole genome shotgun sequence DNA encoding:
- the LOC110904175 gene encoding OVARIAN TUMOR DOMAIN-containing deubiquitinating enzyme 12, with translation MSRFEAHSSDHPTPSVGECSSSTSLSSQQDVEDDGMIAAVLSEEYAQLDGSVGRRLTNLEPVRHVPRINSFIPNISDASLDHQRLSQRLHTYGLFEVKVSGDGNCQFRAVSDQLYRSPEYHKHVRKEVVKQLKECRSLYEGYVPMKYKKYYKKISKTGEWGDHVTLQAAADRFAAKICLLTSFRDTCFIEITPQQQAPQRELWLSFWSEVHYNSLYEMREAVVQQKPRKKHWLF